The following are encoded in a window of Telmatobacter sp. DSM 110680 genomic DNA:
- the rplD gene encoding 50S ribosomal protein L4 — protein sequence MANVDVVNLNGEKVGSLELADSVYGQVNEALLWEAVKHYRASMRQGTHKTKSRTEVAGSGKKLWKQKGTGRARIGSVRSPLWRHGYTVHGPQPRSYDYAFPRKKLQGALRSALASKLADGKLTVVDTLELKGGKTKLYRQALDKLDVTRTALIVENGKTLSQALMLGARNLKGVELVLNNEVHPYDLLRYERAIFSKAAIEQLTESLVKSVSKRNAAQTEAA from the coding sequence ATGGCAAACGTAGATGTTGTAAATCTGAACGGCGAAAAAGTGGGCTCGCTCGAACTGGCCGATTCAGTTTATGGCCAGGTCAACGAAGCTCTGCTGTGGGAAGCGGTGAAGCATTATCGCGCTTCCATGCGGCAGGGCACGCACAAGACCAAGAGCCGCACTGAAGTCGCCGGTTCTGGCAAGAAGCTGTGGAAGCAGAAGGGCACCGGCCGCGCTCGTATCGGCTCGGTCCGCTCGCCGTTGTGGCGTCACGGTTACACCGTGCACGGACCTCAACCGCGCAGCTATGACTATGCCTTCCCGCGCAAAAAGCTGCAGGGTGCATTGCGCTCAGCGTTGGCTTCGAAGCTGGCTGATGGCAAACTTACCGTGGTCGATACGCTGGAACTCAAGGGCGGCAAGACGAAGCTCTATCGCCAGGCGCTCGACAAACTCGATGTGACGCGTACTGCGCTGATCGTAGAAAACGGCAAGACCCTTTCCCAGGCATTAATGCTCGGCGCACGCAATCTCAAGGGCGTCGAACTGGTTCTCAACAACGAAGTGCATCCGTACGATCTGCTGCGGTATGAGCGGGCAATTTTCTCTAAAGCCGCGATCGAGCAGTTGACGGAGTCTCTCGTGAAGAGCGTTTCCAAGCGCAATGCAGCGCAGACGGAGGCCGCGTAA
- the rplX gene encoding 50S ribosomal protein L24 codes for MPSLNIRRNDVVKILAGSDRGKSGRVLRVFPDKGTVLVEHVRVVKKTVSSKRGQRTKGGIAEHESPINVSNVALLCSNCETASIGYKVQGTSKQRICKTCGSELPTKK; via the coding sequence ATGCCGAGTTTGAATATTCGTCGTAACGATGTAGTGAAGATTCTCGCGGGTTCCGATCGCGGCAAGTCGGGCCGTGTGCTGCGCGTGTTTCCTGACAAGGGCACCGTGCTCGTTGAGCATGTGCGCGTGGTGAAGAAGACTGTTTCAAGCAAGCGCGGGCAACGGACCAAGGGCGGCATCGCGGAACATGAGTCGCCGATCAATGTTTCGAACGTGGCCCTGCTTTGCTCGAACTGCGAGACAGCCTCGATCGGATACAAGGTTCAGGGCACAAGCAAGCAGCGGATATGCAAGACGTGTGGCAGCGAACTGCCCACCAAGAAGTAA
- the rpmD gene encoding 50S ribosomal protein L30 yields the protein MAETKKIRIQYYRSKNSTPMKHKLVVKGLGFTRLNQIVERVDNESIRGMVKTIPHLVRILEN from the coding sequence ATGGCTGAGACCAAAAAGATTCGCATTCAGTACTACCGGTCAAAGAACTCGACGCCAATGAAGCACAAGTTGGTTGTCAAGGGTCTTGGCTTTACGCGGCTCAACCAGATCGTGGAGCGCGTAGACAACGAATCCATTCGCGGCATGGTGAAGACGATTCCGCATCTGGTAAGAATTCTAGAAAACTAG
- the rpsS gene encoding 30S ribosomal protein S19: MARSTKKGPFVDAHLTTKIEVLNAANDKKVVKTWSRRSTIFPEFVGHTIAVHNGKKFVPVYVTENMVGHKLGEFAPTRTFKGHTGGSKAAEASAKPAGPR; encoded by the coding sequence ATGGCACGTTCGACGAAAAAAGGCCCGTTTGTAGATGCGCACCTGACGACGAAGATCGAGGTGCTCAACGCGGCCAACGATAAGAAGGTCGTGAAGACCTGGTCACGGCGCTCGACGATCTTCCCGGAGTTCGTGGGACACACGATCGCAGTGCACAACGGCAAAAAGTTCGTTCCGGTGTACGTGACCGAGAACATGGTAGGACACAAGCTGGGCGAGTTTGCTCCGACGCGCACGTTCAAGGGGCACACGGGCGGATCGAAGGCTGCGGAAGCTTCTGCCAAGCCGGCGGGTCCGCGGTAG
- the rplV gene encoding 50S ribosomal protein L22, protein MAVETKEYRAEAKFQRVSPQKARLVLDLIKGRGVQEALETAQFTKKRIAPVIHKLLTSAVDNAKYVSGERGEDVDVDNLYVKSAIANDGPRMKRIRPAPMGRAYRYQRRLTHIILSVAERDGGHSHLVTKADEPATAGKSVKKTGAKKTATKTAKKSAAKKPVAATKKKAKK, encoded by the coding sequence ATGGCAGTCGAGACAAAAGAATACCGGGCTGAAGCAAAGTTCCAGCGTGTATCGCCGCAGAAGGCGCGGCTGGTGCTGGACCTGATTAAGGGCCGGGGAGTTCAGGAAGCGCTGGAGACGGCGCAGTTCACCAAGAAGCGCATTGCTCCGGTGATTCATAAGCTGCTGACTTCGGCCGTGGATAACGCCAAGTACGTGTCGGGCGAACGAGGGGAAGACGTGGATGTCGACAACCTCTACGTGAAGTCGGCAATTGCCAACGACGGTCCACGCATGAAGAGGATTCGGCCCGCTCCGATGGGGCGCGCGTATCGCTATCAGCGCAGGCTGACACACATCATCCTGTCGGTGGCTGAGCGCGATGGCGGACACTCGCACCTGGTGACCAAAGCTGACGAGCCGGCGACAGCGGGCAAGTCAGTGAAGAAGACGGGCGCAAAGAAGACAGCTACGAAGACGGCAAAGAAATCAGCGGCGAAGAAGCCGGTTGCAGCAACGAAGAAAAAGGCCAAGAAGTAG
- the rplE gene encoding 50S ribosomal protein L5, whose product MAARLKEKYNKEIKQALKKELGIDNMMAVPRLEKVVINMGLGEATQNTKLLDPLVGDLTQIAGQKPVMTKAKKSIAAFKVRAGMSIGAMVTLRNEKAYEFLDRLISTALPRVRDFRGVSTKSFDGRGNYTLGLRDQLIFPEIDYSKVEKLKGMNITIVTTAKDDNGARALLKAFGMPFRQGA is encoded by the coding sequence ATGGCAGCAAGGTTGAAAGAGAAGTACAACAAAGAGATCAAGCAGGCTCTCAAGAAGGAACTGGGCATCGACAACATGATGGCCGTTCCCCGGCTTGAGAAGGTTGTCATCAATATGGGCCTGGGCGAAGCGACGCAGAACACCAAGCTGCTGGACCCGCTGGTGGGCGATCTGACGCAAATCGCCGGACAGAAGCCGGTGATGACGAAGGCGAAGAAGTCGATTGCCGCTTTCAAGGTGCGCGCCGGCATGTCCATCGGAGCCATGGTGACCTTGCGCAATGAGAAGGCATACGAGTTTCTCGACCGCCTGATCTCAACTGCACTGCCGCGGGTTCGCGATTTTCGCGGCGTTTCGACTAAGAGTTTTGACGGGCGCGGTAACTACACGCTCGGTCTGCGCGATCAGCTGATCTTCCCCGAGATTGATTACTCGAAGGTGGAAAAGTTGAAGGGCATGAACATCACGATCGTGACCACGGCGAAGGACGATAACGGAGCGCGTGCGCTTCTGAAGGCCTTCGGCATGCCGTTCCGGCAGGGCGCGTAG
- the rplN gene encoding 50S ribosomal protein L14, giving the protein MAVQMRTMLAVADNSGARKLQVILPLGGGLGKKAGLGDVVTAAVKEASPDGTVKKGKVVKAVIVRTRKEHRRRDGTYIRFDENAAVVIDDAHEPVGTRVFGPVARELREKKFLKIVSLAPEVV; this is encoded by the coding sequence ATGGCTGTGCAAATGAGAACCATGCTCGCGGTGGCGGATAACTCCGGCGCGCGCAAGCTGCAAGTGATTCTGCCCCTGGGCGGCGGGTTGGGCAAGAAAGCCGGTCTGGGTGATGTCGTAACAGCGGCGGTGAAGGAAGCTTCGCCGGATGGCACGGTGAAAAAGGGCAAAGTGGTGAAGGCGGTGATCGTCCGCACCCGCAAAGAGCACCGTCGCCGTGACGGAACCTATATCCGCTTCGACGAGAACGCGGCGGTGGTGATTGATGATGCGCACGAGCCAGTTGGCACCCGCGTCTTCGGCCCCGTTGCTCGCGAACTGCGTGAGAAGAAGTTTTTGAAGATTGTGTCGCTGGCACCAGAAGTGGTGTAG
- the rplC gene encoding 50S ribosomal protein L3: MAVTGILGKKIGMTQVFDEKGDVHPITVLQAGPCVITQLKTLAKDGYDAAQIGLVEFIKTKNVTKPQAGHFAKTEAPPVKVIKEVDVEANADGEVQTKAGDRVLVDIFQDAKFVDVIGTSKGRGFAGVVRRHKFGGGPKSHGHMFQVQGSIGASSFPSRVFPGQRMPGHMGAAQITVRNLRIRGIDLEENLLMVEGAVPGSREGYVLISKAKTPPRERRGFAGSTTVDPLKASKKATAKRK; this comes from the coding sequence ATGGCAGTCACAGGGATTCTGGGAAAAAAGATCGGCATGACGCAGGTCTTCGACGAAAAGGGCGATGTGCACCCGATTACGGTGTTGCAGGCCGGTCCTTGCGTAATTACGCAGTTGAAGACGCTCGCCAAGGACGGCTATGACGCCGCGCAAATCGGCCTGGTGGAATTTATCAAGACGAAGAACGTAACCAAGCCTCAGGCTGGCCACTTCGCGAAGACGGAAGCTCCTCCGGTCAAGGTCATCAAGGAAGTTGACGTTGAGGCCAATGCCGATGGCGAAGTTCAAACCAAGGCTGGCGACCGCGTGCTGGTGGATATCTTCCAGGATGCAAAGTTTGTCGACGTAATCGGGACTTCGAAGGGCCGCGGATTTGCTGGCGTCGTTCGCCGGCATAAGTTTGGTGGCGGACCGAAGTCGCACGGTCACATGTTCCAGGTGCAGGGTTCGATCGGTGCATCCAGTTTCCCATCGCGCGTATTTCCCGGTCAGAGAATGCCGGGTCACATGGGCGCGGCGCAGATCACGGTTCGCAACCTTCGTATTCGCGGCATTGATCTCGAAGAGAATTTGCTGATGGTTGAAGGTGCGGTTCCGGGATCGCGTGAAGGATATGTGCTGATTTCGAAGGCCAAGACTCCGCCGCGCGAGCGCCGTGGATTTGCCGGCTCGACTACGGTCGATCCGTTGAAGGCTTCGAAGAAGGCAACCGCAAAGCGCAAGTAA
- the rpsE gene encoding 30S ribosomal protein S5: MMILNKKLDANQYNLKDQVVSINRVTKVVKGGKNMSFAALVVVGDAASGVVGYGSGKAKEVPQAIRKGIEAAKKNLVRINLTDTSIPHQVLGRFGSGHVLLKPAPEGTGVIAGGAVRAVMTSVGVQNVLTKSLGTANPHNVIKATFDALIQLRDKSDVATARGKQVEEL; the protein is encoded by the coding sequence ATGATGATCTTGAATAAGAAACTCGATGCCAACCAGTACAACCTGAAGGATCAGGTGGTTTCCATTAACCGCGTGACCAAGGTGGTGAAGGGCGGCAAGAACATGTCGTTTGCCGCGCTGGTTGTGGTAGGCGACGCCGCTTCGGGCGTGGTTGGTTACGGATCGGGCAAGGCCAAGGAAGTTCCCCAGGCTATCCGCAAGGGAATTGAAGCGGCCAAGAAGAACTTGGTTCGCATTAACCTGACCGATACGTCGATTCCGCACCAGGTGTTGGGGCGTTTTGGCTCGGGCCACGTGCTGCTGAAGCCGGCTCCTGAAGGAACGGGCGTCATAGCCGGTGGTGCAGTGCGCGCAGTAATGACCTCGGTCGGCGTGCAGAACGTGCTCACCAAGAGCCTGGGAACGGCGAACCCGCACAACGTCATCAAGGCAACGTTTGACGCGCTCATTCAATTGCGCGACAAGAGCGACGTGGCCACGGCGCGCGGTAAGCAGGTTGAGGAGCTTTAA
- the rpsC gene encoding 30S ribosomal protein S3, with product MGQKVHPYGFRLGVNKPWRSRWFSERDYDKLLVEDVKLKAELREKLKAAGVSSVEIERPGNKLRFLIRTARPGIVIGRKGAEIEKLKTELGKRTNREVFIDIIEVNKPELDAQLVSENIALQLEKRVSFRRAMRKSVDSALRFGCKGIKVRVSGRLNGNEIARSEWYLQGRLPLHTLRADIDYGFTEANTTYGVIGVKTWIYRGDIYEQKRRQPAPAGSGVF from the coding sequence ATGGGACAGAAAGTCCACCCTTATGGATTCCGGCTCGGAGTAAACAAGCCATGGCGTTCGCGCTGGTTCTCAGAGCGCGACTATGACAAGCTCCTGGTTGAAGACGTGAAGCTCAAGGCTGAGCTGCGCGAAAAGCTCAAAGCTGCCGGCGTGAGCTCGGTGGAAATCGAGCGTCCAGGCAACAAGCTTCGCTTCCTGATCCGCACCGCGCGTCCGGGTATCGTCATCGGCCGCAAGGGCGCGGAGATCGAGAAGCTCAAGACCGAGCTCGGCAAGCGCACCAACCGCGAAGTGTTCATCGACATTATCGAGGTGAACAAGCCAGAGTTGGACGCCCAGCTTGTGTCGGAGAACATCGCGCTGCAACTCGAAAAGCGCGTAAGCTTCCGCCGCGCCATGCGTAAGAGCGTGGATTCGGCGCTGCGTTTCGGCTGCAAGGGAATCAAGGTGCGTGTGTCGGGTCGCTTGAACGGCAACGAAATCGCGCGGTCGGAGTGGTATCTGCAGGGGCGTTTACCGCTGCACACGCTTCGCGCGGATATCGACTACGGGTTTACCGAGGCGAACACCACCTACGGCGTAATCGGTGTGAAGACGTGGATCTATCGTGGCGATATCTACGAGCAGAAACGTCGCCAGCCCGCGCCCGCAGGTTCGGGAGTGTTTTAA
- the rplP gene encoding 50S ribosomal protein L16, protein MLMPKKVKFRKQQKGKRRGKAWRGSSLSFGEYGLKVLECGYITDRQIEASRIAMTRFIKRGGKIWLRLFPDKPITKKPAEVRMGSGKGALDHWVAVVRPGKILFEMEGVTPEIAQEAMRLASNKLPLRTKFVQRPGAEKTSGAEKKTAAAE, encoded by the coding sequence ATGTTGATGCCGAAGAAGGTTAAGTTCCGGAAGCAGCAGAAGGGTAAGCGTCGCGGTAAAGCGTGGCGCGGTTCTTCGCTGTCGTTCGGTGAGTACGGTTTGAAGGTCCTGGAGTGCGGCTACATCACTGACCGGCAGATCGAAGCCAGCCGTATCGCCATGACCCGCTTCATCAAGCGCGGCGGCAAGATCTGGCTCCGTCTGTTTCCAGATAAGCCAATCACCAAGAAGCCGGCCGAAGTTCGAATGGGTTCGGGCAAGGGCGCGCTGGATCATTGGGTTGCCGTAGTGCGGCCTGGCAAGATCCTGTTTGAGATGGAAGGCGTGACGCCCGAAATCGCGCAGGAAGCCATGCGTCTTGCTTCGAACAAGCTGCCACTGCGTACCAAGTTCGTGCAGCGTCCGGGCGCCGAGAAGACGTCCGGGGCCGAGAAGAAGACGGCAGCGGCCGAGTAG
- the rplO gene encoding 50S ribosomal protein L15, producing MAKNLSNLRAPKKANTGRKRVGRGMGSGMGKTSARGHKGQGSRSGFSLMRGFEGGQMPLHRRLPKRGFTNIFRTEYSVVNLDRFADLSVKEVGLDDYKKLGLVSSKKALIKVLGSGELTSAIIIHAHKFSKSAIEKIEKAGGKAVVAGAPAAA from the coding sequence ATGGCAAAGAATCTATCGAATTTGCGCGCGCCCAAAAAGGCAAACACCGGGCGCAAGCGCGTGGGCCGGGGCATGGGATCCGGCATGGGCAAAACCTCAGCTCGTGGCCACAAGGGCCAGGGTTCGCGTTCCGGCTTCAGCCTGATGCGCGGTTTTGAGGGCGGCCAGATGCCGCTGCACCGCCGGCTTCCGAAGCGTGGCTTCACCAACATCTTCCGCACCGAGTACAGCGTGGTGAACCTCGACAGATTCGCCGACCTCTCCGTGAAGGAAGTCGGGTTGGACGATTACAAGAAGCTCGGCCTCGTTTCGAGCAAAAAGGCCCTGATCAAGGTGCTTGGCTCGGGGGAACTGACCTCGGCCATCATCATCCACGCGCACAAGTTTTCCAAGTCGGCCATCGAGAAGATCGAAAAGGCCGGCGGCAAAGCCGTTGTGGCGGGAGCGCCCGCGGCAGCGTAA
- the rpmC gene encoding 50S ribosomal protein L29: MELAKIRSLSDDELQHHEKTSGEQLFRLRFQVSMGQNDGVKKLRQLRKEIAQIKTVSRERELGIRGATHELVSTLPAGEEKKTTKSSAKKPAKTAKAKSGAKKSVTKGPRSAAKKSAKKSAAASATKKGAGK; encoded by the coding sequence ATGGAACTCGCAAAGATTCGTAGTTTGAGCGACGACGAACTGCAGCACCACGAAAAGACTTCGGGTGAGCAGCTGTTCCGGCTTCGCTTTCAGGTCTCGATGGGGCAGAACGACGGAGTGAAAAAGCTCCGCCAGCTGCGCAAAGAGATCGCACAGATCAAGACGGTTTCGCGGGAACGCGAACTTGGCATTCGCGGCGCCACGCATGAACTGGTTTCAACCTTGCCGGCGGGCGAAGAGAAGAAGACAACCAAAAGCAGCGCGAAGAAGCCTGCAAAGACCGCGAAGGCCAAGTCGGGCGCAAAGAAGAGCGTGACCAAGGGACCCCGGTCCGCCGCTAAGAAGAGCGCCAAGAAGAGTGCAGCGGCCAGCGCAACCAAGAAGGGAGCCGGTAAATGA
- the rpsH gene encoding 30S ribosomal protein S8, with protein MSLTDPVADFLARIRNAIRARHQKLDVPASKLKTEIARILKEEGYISNYKTQEEEGKLILRVYLKYGGQEAAIRDLARISRPGCRVYIGRDEIKRVQGGLGISIMTTPKGVMTGRQARREGVGGELLCEVW; from the coding sequence ATGAGTCTGACCGACCCAGTAGCAGATTTTCTGGCGCGAATTCGGAACGCAATCCGTGCGCGTCATCAGAAGCTGGATGTGCCGGCTTCCAAGTTGAAGACCGAGATAGCCCGCATTCTCAAGGAAGAGGGCTACATTTCGAACTACAAGACGCAGGAAGAAGAAGGCAAGCTGATTCTCCGCGTGTACCTGAAGTACGGCGGACAGGAAGCAGCTATTCGTGACCTCGCTCGTATTTCGCGTCCCGGCTGCCGTGTGTACATTGGCCGCGATGAGATCAAGCGCGTCCAAGGTGGACTTGGCATCTCGATCATGACGACCCCCAAGGGTGTGATGACGGGCCGCCAGGCACGCCGCGAAGGCGTAGGCGGCGAACTGCTCTGCGAAGTGTGGTAA
- the rpsQ gene encoding 30S ribosomal protein S17, producing MTAATTEKQAPASRRNEKVGNVVSTKMQKTIVVEVEMRKAHPKYKRIVKSSKKFYAHDEQNSARLGDVVRIRETRPLSKLKRWSLEEIVRRSSLAQIEDTAGTAAAVEAAK from the coding sequence ATGACGGCGGCGACAACAGAGAAGCAGGCGCCGGCGAGCCGGCGCAACGAAAAAGTGGGCAACGTGGTTTCGACCAAGATGCAGAAGACTATCGTGGTTGAGGTCGAGATGCGCAAGGCTCATCCCAAGTACAAGCGCATCGTGAAAAGCTCGAAGAAGTTCTATGCGCACGATGAGCAGAACTCGGCACGGCTGGGCGATGTGGTCCGCATCCGCGAGACCAGGCCGTTAAGCAAGTTGAAGCGGTGGTCGCTTGAAGAGATTGTGCGGCGTTCGTCGCTGGCACAGATTGAAGACACGGCTGGAACAGCCGCTGCTGTAGAAGCCGCCAAGTAG
- the rplF gene encoding 50S ribosomal protein L6: MSRIGKKVIPLPSGVKYKVEGNTVLVEGPKGKVSAMIADGISLETKDGVLHVNRESDDKAAVHGLTRALVFNAVQGVTQGWKKELDIVGIGYRAELKGKGMVVFTLGYSHPIEVPLPTGIEVTIDPKQTHLTVSGIDRQKVGQVAADMRSLRKPDPYKNKGVRYSDEKLKKKAGKTGAK, from the coding sequence ATGTCGCGCATTGGAAAAAAAGTAATTCCGCTTCCCTCTGGCGTTAAGTATAAGGTTGAGGGCAACACGGTCCTGGTGGAAGGTCCCAAAGGCAAGGTATCGGCGATGATTGCCGACGGCATCTCGCTCGAGACCAAAGACGGCGTATTGCATGTGAATCGCGAAAGCGACGACAAGGCCGCCGTCCATGGATTGACACGCGCGCTCGTCTTCAACGCGGTGCAGGGTGTAACGCAGGGTTGGAAGAAAGAATTGGACATTGTCGGCATCGGCTATCGCGCGGAGTTGAAGGGCAAGGGCATGGTGGTGTTTACCCTCGGCTACTCCCATCCGATCGAGGTTCCGCTGCCCACAGGTATTGAAGTAACTATCGATCCGAAGCAGACGCACCTCACCGTATCCGGCATCGACCGGCAGAAGGTAGGGCAGGTTGCCGCAGACATGCGTTCGCTGCGCAAGCCCGATCCATACAAGAACAAAGGCGTGCGCTACTCCGACGAGAAGCTGAAGAAGAAGGCCGGTAAGACAGGCGCGAAATAA
- a CDS encoding 50S ribosomal protein L23, which yields MPTLYTVIRRPLITEKGLSVKETEGTLVFDVAPDASKIEVKQAVEALFKVKVAAVRTANVVGKERRRGKFAGFRPDWKKAYVRLKAGEKLPEYVSNL from the coding sequence ATGCCAACTCTCTATACAGTGATTCGCCGGCCCCTGATTACCGAAAAGGGCTTGAGCGTTAAGGAAACCGAGGGCACGCTGGTGTTTGACGTGGCTCCGGATGCTTCGAAGATCGAAGTGAAGCAGGCGGTTGAGGCTCTCTTCAAGGTGAAGGTTGCCGCGGTACGGACTGCGAATGTGGTGGGCAAGGAACGCCGCCGCGGAAAGTTCGCTGGATTTCGGCCGGATTGGAAAAAGGCTTACGTTCGGTTGAAAGCCGGCGAGAAGCTGCCTGAGTACGTGAGCAACCTGTAG
- the rpsJ gene encoding 30S ribosomal protein S10, producing the protein MVGQRIRIRLKAYDYRVLDTSTGEIVETAKRTGATVAGPIPLPTIKNKYCVLRSPHVDKKSREAFEIRTHKRLIDILEPTQQTVDALMKLDLPAGVDVEIKAFEK; encoded by the coding sequence ATGGTAGGTCAAAGGATTCGAATTCGGTTGAAGGCATACGACTATCGCGTGCTGGATACCTCGACCGGCGAGATTGTGGAGACGGCCAAGCGTACCGGAGCAACGGTGGCGGGTCCGATTCCATTGCCGACGATCAAGAACAAGTACTGCGTGCTGCGTTCGCCGCACGTAGATAAGAAGTCGCGCGAGGCGTTCGAAATTCGCACGCACAAGCGGCTGATCGACATTCTTGAGCCGACGCAACAGACGGTAGACGCGCTGATGAAGCTCGATCTTCCGGCCGGCGTTGACGTCGAGATCAAGGCGTTTGAGAAATAA
- a CDS encoding type Z 30S ribosomal protein S14: MATTAKRVKDARKPKFSSRKHNRCKLCGRPRGYLRKFGICRLCFRALALKGEIPGVVKSSW, translated from the coding sequence ATGGCAACCACTGCAAAGAGAGTGAAGGACGCGCGGAAGCCGAAGTTCAGCTCCCGCAAACACAACCGGTGCAAGCTCTGCGGACGTCCGCGGGGATACCTGCGGAAGTTCGGTATCTGTCGCTTGTGTTTCCGGGCATTGGCGCTCAAGGGAGAGATCCCCGGCGTCGTGAAGTCGAGCTGGTAG
- the rplR gene encoding 50S ribosomal protein L18, producing the protein MIKRNEIRQRIHSRIRAKLAGTGERPRLNVYRSLNHIYAQVIDDQKGVTIVSASTLATKSKTGGNVAAAKEIGKAIAEKAQEKGVKKVVFDRGGFLYHGRIKALAEAAREAGLEF; encoded by the coding sequence ATGATTAAGAGAAACGAAATTCGCCAGCGGATTCACTCGCGCATCCGCGCCAAGCTGGCCGGCACCGGTGAGCGGCCCAGGTTGAATGTGTATCGCTCGCTGAACCACATTTACGCGCAGGTGATTGACGACCAGAAGGGCGTGACCATTGTGTCCGCTTCAACGCTGGCCACGAAGTCGAAGACCGGCGGCAATGTGGCAGCAGCCAAGGAGATCGGTAAAGCGATCGCCGAGAAGGCTCAGGAAAAGGGCGTCAAGAAGGTGGTCTTCGATCGCGGCGGCTTTCTGTATCACGGCCGCATCAAGGCTCTTGCCGAAGCAGCGCGCGAAGCAGGGCTGGAGTTTTAA
- the rplB gene encoding 50S ribosomal protein L2, with translation MAIKTYRPITPTLRFKTTLVNDDLTTDKPHKPLLAVRKRTGGRRNTGDLTIRHHGGGHKQKIRLIDFKRDKFGIPGKVATIEYDPNRSARIALVHYADGEKRYILQPVGLKVGATVSSGPEADILIGNALPLKNIPAGTTVHAIELRPGKGAQMARSAGAQAQLVAKEGDYALLKLPSGETRKVLVDCLATVGQVGNTDHENVSIGKAGRNRWKGIRPTNRGVAMNPVDHPHGGGEGKTSGGRHPVTPWGQPTRGYKTRNNKRTDAFIISRRAK, from the coding sequence ATGGCTATCAAGACATACAGACCGATTACGCCGACGTTGCGCTTTAAGACCACGCTGGTCAATGATGACCTGACGACGGACAAGCCGCACAAGCCGCTGCTGGCAGTACGCAAGCGCACGGGCGGACGGCGCAACACCGGTGACCTGACGATTCGGCATCACGGCGGCGGACACAAACAGAAGATCCGGCTGATTGACTTCAAGCGCGACAAGTTCGGAATTCCGGGCAAAGTGGCGACCATTGAGTACGACCCGAACCGTTCGGCGCGCATCGCGCTGGTACATTACGCGGACGGCGAGAAGCGCTACATCCTGCAGCCTGTGGGGTTGAAGGTCGGGGCAACAGTAAGCTCGGGCCCCGAAGCCGACATTCTGATTGGCAATGCTTTGCCGCTCAAGAACATTCCTGCCGGTACAACGGTGCACGCGATTGAACTCCGGCCGGGCAAAGGCGCACAGATGGCGCGTTCAGCTGGTGCTCAGGCTCAGTTGGTAGCCAAGGAAGGCGATTACGCTCTTCTGAAGTTGCCTTCTGGTGAAACACGCAAGGTGCTGGTTGACTGCCTAGCCACCGTTGGACAAGTCGGCAATACCGATCATGAGAACGTGTCCATCGGCAAGGCCGGACGCAACCGCTGGAAGGGTATTCGTCCTACCAACCGTGGCGTCGCTATGAATCCTGTGGATCACCCGCACGGCGGCGGTGAAGGCAAGACTTCAGGTGGCCGTCATCCTGTGACTCCGTGGGGTCAGCCAACACGCGGGTACAAGACACGCAACAACAAGCGGACCGATGCGTTCATCATCAGCCGCCGGGCGAAGTAG